Proteins encoded in a region of the Nonomuraea helvata genome:
- a CDS encoding MvdC/MvdD family ATP grasp protein, with protein sequence MQGTQILIFTNTMDPHADVVIKKLVGWGHEPVRLNSDHLPDTAVISTALRCRNWTGGFRLSTGRIADLERVRSVWLRRPHPYGVSAELSPLERAFANAELEQTMGGLLASLDCYWMSRPGDVRAASWKPEQLRRAAGMGFEVPRTLITTDPEAVRAFHAECGGRSIFKSMAGPAALASVELAAEAATGPPLSLEMPTTLLGEAELAALEAVRLTPCLFQEYVDKDRELRVTVIGDEVFAAEILSQERPETAVDLRHYEVDVPYRLHRLPDEVAARCLEFVHSYGLAFGALDLILTPDGRHVFLENNPVGQFMYVEERVPELRMTDALASCLINTGQPS encoded by the coding sequence ATGCAGGGCACGCAAATACTGATCTTCACCAACACCATGGATCCGCACGCCGACGTCGTCATCAAGAAGCTGGTCGGCTGGGGGCACGAGCCCGTGCGGCTGAATTCCGACCACCTGCCCGACACAGCGGTGATCAGTACGGCCCTGCGCTGTCGGAACTGGACGGGTGGATTCCGGCTGAGCACCGGCCGGATCGCCGACCTGGAGCGCGTGCGCTCGGTGTGGCTGCGCCGCCCGCACCCCTATGGCGTGTCGGCCGAGCTGAGCCCGTTGGAGCGTGCCTTCGCCAATGCGGAGCTGGAGCAGACCATGGGCGGGTTGCTGGCCTCCCTCGACTGCTACTGGATGAGCCGTCCCGGCGACGTCAGGGCGGCGAGCTGGAAACCCGAGCAATTGCGGCGAGCCGCCGGGATGGGTTTCGAGGTGCCGCGCACGCTCATCACCACCGACCCGGAGGCGGTGCGCGCCTTCCACGCCGAGTGCGGCGGAAGGTCGATCTTCAAGAGCATGGCGGGGCCGGCCGCGCTCGCCTCCGTCGAACTGGCCGCAGAGGCGGCGACCGGCCCGCCGCTGTCGCTGGAAATGCCGACGACCCTGCTGGGAGAGGCCGAGCTGGCGGCGCTGGAGGCCGTGCGGCTGACCCCCTGCCTGTTCCAGGAGTACGTCGACAAGGACAGGGAACTGCGGGTGACCGTCATCGGAGACGAGGTCTTCGCCGCCGAGATCCTTTCGCAGGAGCGGCCGGAGACGGCAGTGGATCTGAGGCACTACGAGGTGGACGTCCCCTACCGCCTGCACCGGCTGCCCGACGAGGTGGCGGCGCGCTGCCTGGAGTTCGTACACAGCTATGGTCTCGCCTTCGGCGCGCTCGACCTCATCCTGACCCCCGACGGCCGCCACGTCTTCCTGGAGAACAATCCCGTCGGCCAGTTCATGTACGTCGAGGAGCGCGTGCCCGAGTTGCGCATGACCGACGCGCTGGCGAGCTGTCTGATCAACACGGGACAGCCGTCGTGA
- a CDS encoding helix-turn-helix transcriptional regulator: protein MDSHARRLVGRQDELSTVDNVLAAALAGSFQLLTLTGEPGIGKSRLLDVVASRAQQRGMCVVRGLASEFECDLPLALVIDALDERLASLREELSERVGQAAIPLLTSVFPALPGEPAADVRDGLNAFTRNRLYRAVRGVLEELASPRGLALVLDDVHWADDASAELLGYLVRHPPGGGVLMAMAYRPAQTSPSLAKLVQAGAEHHHRLAVGPLSSAEVAEFLGETVGRTRLRTLYEASGGNPFYLEVLAELGRHATAETAPAELPADLRAALRLELDALPPDALLVAYGAAVTGEEFEPALLEAAAALPEETVAEGMDLLAARDVIRPAKSAGRFRFRHPLIRNAVYGSAGAGWRVRAHARIAAYLATVGAPASLRAHHLVQSARPGDRSAIETLKQAAQSVEEHAPTTAARWLQAVLRLVPEDEPDRIEVLMELAKLQAVSGQLREGWSTAQEALRLLPRSDHTRRAAVVRHSAMIDRMLGRPTKGRDLLTAELNRMPHPLLRATVPLRLRLVGDNLMRGDVRIAQHYLDLIPEISAQEEPAMAMAAAAMRPMTAYAAGRLDEALFHVEAAERLAGKTSDEHLAEWIETFSWFCWSQMLLGRQKEAQHWFSHAVAVARATGQNYILPSLLAGQARALWQLGELAAAEVAADEATEIGRSLHAVQLLAFGLTERCLVASWSGQHEEALRHGEEVMRLCESETESWAANARYAGARALINAGEVIPGAQVLAQVCAPPARSVLDRSTLLASYEAMAFAEMTRQRGEQATLWAERATRLSQGGLPPALATAWLSRAHALRLGEPAASAEQAVRAAEEFSRTEHWIEAGRAWLCAGTAFTAAGTPGPARTALHQAAEIFVRCGSRHLLAETIREQRKSGVRAPSPSGGRARPFGLSRREMDVAELAGEGCSNKQIAQRLSISIHTVESHLSHIFTKLGVASRIGMKNALDGWM, encoded by the coding sequence GTGGACAGTCATGCCAGGCGCCTCGTAGGCAGGCAGGACGAGCTCTCGACGGTCGACAACGTCCTGGCGGCGGCGCTCGCCGGAAGCTTTCAGCTCCTGACGCTGACGGGAGAGCCGGGCATCGGCAAGTCGCGGTTGCTGGACGTGGTGGCGTCCAGGGCCCAGCAGCGAGGCATGTGCGTGGTCAGAGGGCTGGCCTCGGAGTTTGAATGCGATCTGCCGCTGGCCCTGGTCATCGATGCCCTCGACGAGCGGCTGGCGAGCCTGCGCGAGGAGCTGAGCGAACGCGTCGGCCAGGCGGCGATCCCCCTCCTGACCTCCGTCTTCCCCGCTCTGCCCGGAGAGCCCGCCGCCGACGTACGAGACGGCCTGAACGCGTTCACCCGCAACCGCCTCTACCGGGCGGTGCGGGGCGTGCTGGAGGAACTGGCGTCGCCCCGTGGCCTGGCTCTGGTGCTGGACGACGTGCATTGGGCCGACGACGCCTCAGCGGAGTTGCTCGGCTATCTGGTGCGCCACCCGCCCGGCGGCGGCGTGCTGATGGCAATGGCCTATCGCCCCGCCCAGACCTCTCCTTCCCTGGCCAAACTGGTACAGGCCGGCGCCGAGCATCACCACCGGCTCGCCGTGGGCCCGCTGAGCAGCGCCGAGGTGGCGGAGTTCCTTGGCGAGACGGTCGGCCGCACCCGGCTGCGGACGCTGTACGAGGCCAGCGGTGGGAACCCGTTCTACCTGGAGGTCCTGGCCGAGCTGGGACGGCATGCCACGGCCGAGACCGCCCCGGCCGAGCTGCCCGCCGACCTGCGCGCCGCGCTCAGGCTCGAACTCGACGCGCTGCCGCCCGACGCGCTGCTGGTCGCCTACGGCGCGGCGGTGACGGGCGAGGAATTCGAGCCCGCGCTCCTGGAAGCGGCCGCGGCGCTGCCGGAGGAGACGGTCGCCGAGGGCATGGACCTGCTGGCCGCCCGTGACGTCATCCGCCCGGCCAAGTCGGCGGGCCGTTTCCGCTTCCGTCACCCGCTGATCAGGAACGCCGTCTACGGCTCCGCCGGAGCGGGCTGGCGGGTCCGCGCGCACGCCCGCATCGCCGCCTACCTGGCCACGGTAGGCGCGCCCGCGTCGCTACGCGCTCACCATCTGGTGCAGTCGGCCCGGCCGGGTGACCGCAGTGCGATCGAAACGCTGAAGCAGGCCGCGCAATCAGTCGAGGAGCACGCCCCCACCACGGCGGCTCGCTGGCTGCAGGCAGTGCTGCGCCTCGTGCCGGAGGACGAGCCGGACCGGATCGAGGTCCTCATGGAGCTGGCCAAACTCCAGGCGGTCAGCGGCCAGCTCCGCGAGGGGTGGAGCACGGCGCAGGAGGCCCTGCGGCTGCTGCCCCGCTCCGACCACACGCGGCGGGCAGCGGTCGTCCGGCACTCGGCCATGATCGACCGGATGCTGGGTCGTCCGACGAAGGGACGGGATCTGCTGACGGCCGAGCTTAACCGCATGCCCCATCCCCTGCTGCGCGCGACGGTGCCGTTACGGCTACGACTGGTCGGGGATAACCTCATGCGGGGCGACGTCCGTATAGCCCAGCACTACCTCGACCTCATACCGGAGATCTCCGCGCAGGAAGAGCCGGCCATGGCCATGGCCGCGGCCGCGATGCGGCCCATGACGGCCTACGCGGCCGGGCGGCTGGACGAAGCGCTCTTCCACGTCGAGGCTGCCGAGCGCCTGGCGGGCAAGACCTCGGACGAGCACCTGGCCGAATGGATCGAAACCTTTTCCTGGTTCTGCTGGTCGCAGATGTTGTTGGGCCGCCAGAAGGAGGCGCAGCACTGGTTCTCGCATGCTGTCGCTGTAGCCCGGGCGACGGGCCAGAACTACATCCTGCCGAGCCTTTTGGCCGGACAGGCCCGAGCGCTCTGGCAGCTCGGAGAGCTGGCGGCGGCGGAGGTAGCGGCCGACGAGGCGACCGAAATCGGCAGATCGCTGCACGCGGTGCAGTTGCTGGCCTTCGGGCTGACCGAGCGCTGCCTGGTGGCCTCCTGGTCGGGGCAGCACGAGGAGGCCCTGCGACACGGCGAGGAGGTCATGCGGCTGTGCGAGAGCGAGACGGAGTCGTGGGCGGCTAACGCCCGCTACGCCGGCGCACGCGCGCTGATCAACGCCGGGGAGGTGATCCCGGGCGCGCAGGTGCTGGCGCAGGTGTGCGCGCCGCCCGCCAGGAGCGTGCTCGACCGGAGCACGCTCCTGGCCAGCTACGAGGCCATGGCCTTCGCCGAGATGACCCGGCAACGAGGCGAGCAGGCCACGCTGTGGGCCGAGCGCGCCACCCGGCTCTCCCAGGGCGGTCTCCCTCCCGCCCTGGCCACCGCCTGGCTGAGCCGCGCCCACGCGCTGCGACTCGGCGAGCCCGCCGCTTCGGCCGAGCAGGCGGTGCGCGCGGCTGAGGAGTTCTCCCGCACCGAGCACTGGATCGAGGCCGGGCGCGCATGGCTGTGCGCAGGCACCGCCTTCACCGCCGCCGGCACGCCCGGCCCCGCCCGTACGGCACTGCACCAGGCGGCCGAGATCTTCGTCCGGTGCGGATCCAGGCACCTGCTGGCCGAGACCATCCGAGAACAGCGCAAGAGCGGCGTGCGTGCGCCGTCGCCCTCGGGCGGCAGGGCGCGACCTTTCGGGCTCTCGCGCCGCGAGATGGACGTCGCCGAACTGGCGGGGGAAGGCTGCAGCAACAAGCAGATCGCCCAGCGACTGTCGATCAGCATCCACACCGTGGAGTCCCACCTGTCGCACATCTTCACCAAACTCGGGGTCGCCTCCCGCATCGGGATGAAGAATGCCCTCGATGGCTGGATGTGA
- a CDS encoding helix-turn-helix transcriptional regulator, producing the protein MTMISIVPKSPILHRGLLDVLHEEGIDFAAITPVLVLVADGEHGGLAERVAEAILRQEPAEDRPPARHPDLSARENEVLQRVADGLTQQQIARSMGISRHTVDTYLRRVRAKLGLGNKAELTRAAVLGPSS; encoded by the coding sequence ATGACCATGATTTCTATCGTTCCGAAATCGCCGATCCTCCACCGCGGGCTCCTGGACGTCCTCCACGAGGAGGGCATCGACTTCGCAGCGATCACGCCCGTCCTGGTCCTGGTGGCCGACGGGGAGCACGGCGGCCTGGCCGAAAGGGTTGCGGAGGCGATCCTCCGCCAGGAACCGGCGGAGGATCGCCCACCCGCTCGCCATCCTGACCTGTCGGCCAGGGAGAACGAGGTGCTCCAGCGGGTCGCCGACGGTTTGACCCAGCAGCAGATCGCGCGGAGCATGGGCATCAGCAGGCACACCGTCGACACCTACCTGCGTAGGGTGCGGGCCAAGCTGGGACTTGGCAACAAGGCCGAGCTCACCAGGGCGGCAGTGCTCGGCCCGTCGTCCTGA